A portion of the Gorilla gorilla gorilla isolate KB3781 chromosome X, NHGRI_mGorGor1-v2.1_pri, whole genome shotgun sequence genome contains these proteins:
- the WDR13 gene encoding WD repeat-containing protein 13 isoform X2, whose translation MEDFEDDPRALGARGHRRSVSRGSYQLQAQMNRAVYEDRPPGSVVPTSAAEASRAMAGDTSLSENYAFAGMYHVFDQHVDEAVPRVRFANDDRHRLACCSLDGSISLCQLVPAPPTVLRVLRGHTRGVSDFAWSLSNDILVSTSLDATMRIWASEDGRCIREIPDPDSAELLCCTFQPVNNNLTVVGNAKHNVHVMNISTGKKVKGGSSKLTGRVLALSFDAPGRLLWAGDDRGSVFSFLFDMATGKLTKAKRLVVHEGSPVTSISARSWVSREARDPSLLINACLNKLLLYRVVDNEGTLQLKRSFPIEQSSHPVRSIFCPLMSFRQGACVVTGSEDMCVHFFDVERAAKAAVNKLQGHSAPVLDVSFNCDESLLASSDASGMVIVWRREQK comes from the exons ATGGAG GACTTTGAGGATGATCCTCGGGCCCTGGGGGCCCGTGGGCACCGTCGTTCTGTCAGCAGAGGCTCCTACCAGCTGCAGGCACAGATGAACCGTGCCGTCTATGAGGACAG GCCCCCTGGCAGCGTGGTGCCCACGTCAGCAGCAGAGGCAAGTCGGGCCATGGCCGGGGACACGTCACTGAGCGAGAACTATGCCTTTGCGGGCATGTATCATGTTTTTGACCAGCACGTGGATGAGGCAG TCCCAAGGGTGCGCTTCGCCAATGATGACCGACACCGCCTGGCCTGCTGCTCACTCGACGGCAGCATCTCCCTGTGCCAGCTGGTGCCTGCCCCACCCACAGTGCTTCGCGTGCTACGGGGCCACACCCGCGGTGTCTCCGACTTCGCCTGGTCCCTCTCCAATGACATCCTCGTGTCCACCTCACTGGATGCCACCATGCGCATCTGGGCCTCTGAGGATGGTCGCTGCATCCGGGAGATCCCTGACCCCGATAGCGCTGAACTGCTCTGCTGCACCTTCCAGCCTGTCAACAACAACCTCACTGTG GTGGGGAACGCCAAGCACAACGTGCATGTCATGAACATCTCCACAGGCAAGAAAGTGAAGGGGGGCTCCAGCAAGCTGACAGGCCGTGTCCTTGCTCTGTCCTTTGATGCCCCTGGCCGGCTGCTCTGGGCGGGTGATGACCGTGGCAgtgtcttctctttcctctttgacATGGCCACAG GGAAGCTGACCAAAGCCAAGCGTTTGGTGGTGCATGAGGGGAGCCCTGTGACCAGCATCTCAGCCCGGTCCTGGGTCAGCCGCGAGGCCCGGGATCCCTCACTGCTCATCAATGCTTGCCTCAACAAGTTGCTGCTCTACAG GGTGGTAGACAACGAGGGGACCCTGCAGCTGAAGAGAAGCTTCCCCATCGAGCAGAGCTCACATCCTGTGCGCAGCATCTTCTGTCCCCTAATGTCCTTCCGCCAGGGGGCCTGCGTGG TGACGGGCAGTGAGGACATGTGCGTGCACTTCTTTGATGTGGAGCGGGCGGCCAAGGCTGCTGTCAACAAGCTGCAGGGCCACAGTGCACCTGTGCTTGATGTCAGCTTCAACTGCGACGAGAGCCTACTGGCCTCCAGTGACGCCAGCGGCATGGTCATCGTCTGGAGGCGGGAGCAGAAGTAG
- the WDR13 gene encoding WD repeat-containing protein 13 isoform X1, whose product MAAVWQQVLAVDARYNAYRTPTFPQFRTQYIRRRSQLLRENAKAGHPPALRRQYLRLRGQLLGQRYGPLSEPGSARAYSNSIVRSSRTTLDRMEDFEDDPRALGARGHRRSVSRGSYQLQAQMNRAVYEDRPPGSVVPTSAAEASRAMAGDTSLSENYAFAGMYHVFDQHVDEAVPRVRFANDDRHRLACCSLDGSISLCQLVPAPPTVLRVLRGHTRGVSDFAWSLSNDILVSTSLDATMRIWASEDGRCIREIPDPDSAELLCCTFQPVNNNLTVVGNAKHNVHVMNISTGKKVKGGSSKLTGRVLALSFDAPGRLLWAGDDRGSVFSFLFDMATGKLTKAKRLVVHEGSPVTSISARSWVSREARDPSLLINACLNKLLLYRVVDNEGTLQLKRSFPIEQSSHPVRSIFCPLMSFRQGACVVTGSEDMCVHFFDVERAAKAAVNKLQGHSAPVLDVSFNCDESLLASSDASGMVIVWRREQK is encoded by the exons ATGGCCGCGGTGTGGCAGCAAGTCTTAGCAGTGGACGCGAG GTACAACGCGTACCGCACACCAACGTTTCCACAGTTTCGGACGCAGTATATCCGCCGGCGCAGCCAGCTGCTGCGGGAGAATGCCAAGGCTGGGCACCCCCCAGCGCTGCGTCGGCAGTACCTGAGGCTTCGGGGGCAGCTGCTGGGCCAGCGCTACGGGCCCCTCTCCGAGCCAGGCAGTGCTCGTGCCTATAGCAACAGCATCGTCCGCAGTAGCCGCACTACTCTTGACCGCATGGAG GACTTTGAGGATGATCCTCGGGCCCTGGGGGCCCGTGGGCACCGTCGTTCTGTCAGCAGAGGCTCCTACCAGCTGCAGGCACAGATGAACCGTGCCGTCTATGAGGACAG GCCCCCTGGCAGCGTGGTGCCCACGTCAGCAGCAGAGGCAAGTCGGGCCATGGCCGGGGACACGTCACTGAGCGAGAACTATGCCTTTGCGGGCATGTATCATGTTTTTGACCAGCACGTGGATGAGGCAG TCCCAAGGGTGCGCTTCGCCAATGATGACCGACACCGCCTGGCCTGCTGCTCACTCGACGGCAGCATCTCCCTGTGCCAGCTGGTGCCTGCCCCACCCACAGTGCTTCGCGTGCTACGGGGCCACACCCGCGGTGTCTCCGACTTCGCCTGGTCCCTCTCCAATGACATCCTCGTGTCCACCTCACTGGATGCCACCATGCGCATCTGGGCCTCTGAGGATGGTCGCTGCATCCGGGAGATCCCTGACCCCGATAGCGCTGAACTGCTCTGCTGCACCTTCCAGCCTGTCAACAACAACCTCACTGTG GTGGGGAACGCCAAGCACAACGTGCATGTCATGAACATCTCCACAGGCAAGAAAGTGAAGGGGGGCTCCAGCAAGCTGACAGGCCGTGTCCTTGCTCTGTCCTTTGATGCCCCTGGCCGGCTGCTCTGGGCGGGTGATGACCGTGGCAgtgtcttctctttcctctttgacATGGCCACAG GGAAGCTGACCAAAGCCAAGCGTTTGGTGGTGCATGAGGGGAGCCCTGTGACCAGCATCTCAGCCCGGTCCTGGGTCAGCCGCGAGGCCCGGGATCCCTCACTGCTCATCAATGCTTGCCTCAACAAGTTGCTGCTCTACAG GGTGGTAGACAACGAGGGGACCCTGCAGCTGAAGAGAAGCTTCCCCATCGAGCAGAGCTCACATCCTGTGCGCAGCATCTTCTGTCCCCTAATGTCCTTCCGCCAGGGGGCCTGCGTGG TGACGGGCAGTGAGGACATGTGCGTGCACTTCTTTGATGTGGAGCGGGCGGCCAAGGCTGCTGTCAACAAGCTGCAGGGCCACAGTGCACCTGTGCTTGATGTCAGCTTCAACTGCGACGAGAGCCTACTGGCCTCCAGTGACGCCAGCGGCATGGTCATCGTCTGGAGGCGGGAGCAGAAGTAG